agttatcaccataaacagaatatatttaaaattgttgtcGAATATAGCTTTTTTCCCCTAAGATATTACTCAATTGTGACGTCATGTTGGAGTATCATTTTGTATGGAGCGTTGGGACGAGtcgaaaaatgtttaattttatttttgtcaaatcttTGAATACATTGTgattatcacagtaattttttcacttgCGTTTCCttccttcgaatagtcatcaaaataaaaatttgtcatcTGTTGTCATTAACACACACAAATATTTACGTTACGACGCACTTTTCCaagaaaatattcattgaACCTTAAATTTACTACACAATttttgtgtaacaaatttaatcGCACTGTTCTGTTTTCACAACATTATTGGTAGCGTGAAGATTTTTTCTCAGATGACGTCACACTTCACTGATTTGCAAtgagataattattatacaagtaTTGCAATATTATCGAGTTTCTTACTGTCAGATGTCACATCACTAAACCATTCCTCGTCTATGGCTATGTGTGGTTTGGCGCCTTAACTGTGAATGTGCACTTGCATTTAATAAACtggtttattaataaattggaccttttaatatataacattgGCGACGAGGACCAGTGAAAATCTTTTCGGCATTATACAGTCCAACAGTGTggtgttaaattaaaaacccgttcggaataaaaataaaatattaatgaagacCTAATTGAATTGGTTAAAAACGGGCAAAAGGGTCACATTTATATGTGTACTAAATTGgaactacaaaaataattcgaGGAACAAAATATAGACTATAAAAAAGATGCGACTATTGATGAACTAAGAAAGATTTACTGACTAAAcaatcttattaatattatgaatgcaaaagtttgtgaagatgtgtgtgtgtttgttagtctttcacgcaaaatctactggaccgattgttatgaaactttgtacacgggtagtatataacctggaataacacataaggtactttttatcccgaaattcccacgggaacgaagccccagGACGCAACTAGTATTGTATGATTTGAACaatattatgatgataaaCGCAtggatgtaaaataaatattttctttgagaaagtttttttaaataagcttttattgtcgtcagagagattttGTTGTCAAAGGcaataaaccgttgaggagttctctCGTTGGgtgccgatcctgggtgcaccgtTTGTTCATGCTCGcgatgcattgtcatggaaaccgtagcgacgtggaaaatttcaactctgtaggacaagcgGAATAAGGCGAAATTTAACTTTCAAGacttgattacagacagacaaacagtacttcaataaatatcaataattaatgtttaaaattgtaataatattttttattaaaacatgcgcgttgatgtcttttgtatggttagaaataaaatgttagtaaCTACGCGCACATGTACCGCCGGCGACTCTGCTTCTGTGAGATTTTCGATATAAAAAGTACTATACGTACTTTGCAAGATTTTGTTCTAcaagtgtaccaaatttcatccaaatccatttattagtttttgcgtgaagacgtaataaaaattatataattttcacaaaaatatgtgtttgttCGTTATCGTtttacgctttatctactgaactaatcttattgaaatctcgcatacatatagtttataatatagaaaataatatacggTACTATTTTCCccctaaaaattattacttttatgtgAAAATCACAGATAAATCCGCAGATAAAAATCTTACATCAAAACGCGGCCTTACCTCCACACATAGAAGTAACATGTtcgtattatacatatatgtgtgtgtgtattgcATTCGTTATGTTCATTGGAGTGCAACTGAACTAGTGTGGAAACGCGGGTTTGCTTGTAGAAATTTAACTAGGTAATTATGTTACTTACTGGATGATGGAGTAATTTGCCAGTAGTGTGTTGCGATTTGAgctatcataatattaaaaatgctaaagtatgtttgtttgttacaccTTCACGCcgtatctactcaaccaatcttcttaaaattttgcacacatgtacttagtttgaagtatggagaacaATTTTAGGGTACCTTTTGTCCCGGAAAATGACTGTTGTATAAAAagaattttagatttaatttagttttttgttcATAATATCTGTTTCACTTATAAAATAACCCGTTTACTTAATTCAACTTAATTGCTGGATAAGAAAATACTATGTTCTTAGTTCACACAGTGGTAGCATAggataaaaatgaaactagtatgaatttttgtaaacacatttatttaaattattaatatttacaataatattaaaattgtttaggctttattgatatgaaatgaaaatatatttaaaaaaaacaaaaatcacaaaaacgCCTGACATAAATAAAGAGCAATGTTGTAGaaacgaataaaaatacactttCTTTTACTAGGCTCTCTGCCGCGGACTAATGGACTTAGTTGCCCGAgtataaagtaaaaagtataaatgcattcacataatgaaacatgataatcaaatgttactctaattgatcaattttatttgtaataacatttagtatttttttgtgtacagCCTTTCAGTTCTCGCACGGCCTGATCGGACAGTGATATTgattttcaattgtttttattatcttcagcatattataattaaaacactttttttactacaatttgtgacgtcacttgtgtccacctgtcatacaagccccatattaagtatatatttttttgttttcgataCAAGTGTGGCCACTGCCCAATTTGTCATTTAGTAACTCCGCACTCTTCTGACGGTCGACAGTCGCTTCCTTCTGGCGATCAGTCTTCTTTTGTTGTATTCGTTGTTGAACGAATTGCCCCtgaaaattattcattacaaacttaCGTAAATAAGTCACATTAAATGTCAAAGACTATATACGTTCTTTCGTAAATGGTTCAATAGTTAAAAGAATTAGTGTGCTGCAGCAAGACAAAATGACCATAACTCTTGCTTTCTGCAAGTGTCTGCAaaacaattcaaatttctCATTTGGACAGCTTTTGTGGTGAAACctagtaacatttttaatttgcctCCCACTACAATCTGCCGTCCAGGGCTCCAGTCGGAGCCTTCTGGTAAATCCGACACTAAGTACGGGAGTAACAAACTGAGACCGGCTGTACCTAGTTCTAGCCGGCTAAACCTAGATTTCGCCGCACTtcggggtttagccgtaacatacaTTGGAATTGaattaatctatttatttttcaaggatttaagtacctattttttattttattctaattctGTAAAACATATTGACCCATCActatagtaattatttattatagttttgattttgacataatatgtGATGTTGCACCTGCGTTTAGatcacaatttaaatataaatagattttgattATCAGATTACACAATTATGCGTAACAAATACCAATTATAATGTCATATTTTCGGGGTGTCCACAGTTCACAGAATCACTATTTATCGAAAGCACGTTACGtcgataattttttttttgtttctcaaaATCTAGACAaacttgaatttaaaaatattcggtAAATTCAGTTCTGCTTGACATAATTAGGTTAGATAAGAAcatgataataaagtttatgtaacttgagatataaaaaataatttttcggCGAAACTTGCTTTCGATGAAGAGTCACCAGAGACACCCCCATATTTTCGATTGGTGCTCTAAAAGAAACAGTTATATGCGGTTGTGAGTCGGTGAATCGGTGAGGATCGGTTCGGTTCCAGTTGAATTGGTGCTCTGTACAGCATacattataaagataaaataaaggaaGAATTATGTGTACCAaaagtgtttatttacatattctaCGACTATGGTAACGTTTTAATGGTAAATACAATATGTACTATCAATTGTACAACATATtgtatcatttttcatgtaaattgttatataatatatataatataaacagatATATTGCCCATAGAAACATCAATTCCTTGTGGAAATTCCCAATGGCGCTGAGGATCCCAATGGCGCAGTTGTTTGCGCGTTCGGCCTGcgatagtggcggttaagacaATGTTCGGTCATtagatgggtgaccaaaactTTCCTGAactcctccgtgcttcggaatACACGTAAATCCGTTGATAAAGTGTAAAAATCATTGGCTATAAGaatgagttgcaccgtcaaatttgacgttgatttcaagcgcgccgctgacgtttagacgaAATGGCGCACCTACTTgattttctgcgcaggttaaagttaacgtcaaagttgtcGGTGCAACCCAGCCtaaatcttaataatatagctatttgtattatcataatcacattttatttctattattccTTACAATTACACATAATGTACTTTATTTGTGTACATAGGTATACATAttagtagattttttatacaaaacttagcttttgtccgcgacttcgcctacgtgaatttctctgcgaaagctaAACAGACATGATTTCATACATTCATACAAACGGGGTCAGTACAAATCATTTAGtggttgattaaaaaaaataaagccaaTGTTTGAACGGTTAACTTAacatacataccaaattttatcaaaaacggTCCAGTGGTTTGTAAGTCGCTTTCAcgacgaacagacagatagacagactttcgcatttataatattagtatggattgtaTTGGCAcaatttcttttgtaattcttttttatctttgtaatattactgCTACCAatgaattactttttttaattgtactaAGTCATCTGATGGTAAGCGGCCACCGCTTACCATCAGATGACTTATAGTCGTCGTACCATCATCGCTTATAGTCGCATGTTACAATCGAAGATGTGTAtacgtatttaatttttcaagtaTTCTTTGACAAACATCAGCTCGCATTGTCGTGTTCCGGTGTGAGGGCGAGAGAGGCGTGTGGtcacagggtactgtggctACAGATCCTAGGACACAGagtaggcaacgcgcgtgtgacaccgctggtgttgcaggcgttgattGGCaatggtgaccacttaccatcaggtgagccgaatgcctgtttgcctgtctgatagtataaaacattttggaGCACATCTCTTGTCTCTTGTGGTACAaggtatttgtaaaaaaaaaaaacgggaaTGCCGGCcggaaaacttgaatatttacGTTGTCCATTTTTGACGTGTTACGAATTTCGTGTTCTggcgcgagtttaacattttatcacccatcacaaaaagtgcacagaGCCGTTAAAGAAGTTTTATCACTTCAAAAAGTGTGTGCAAAACTCTACGTTTGCTTCGACAATTGGCTACATATTGCgagatttgtatatttatcttaCAATCTAACTATAATTAGCTATCTACTAAACACAGGTACAATACTAGGTGCAAATTATACggtgtaaatatataacagtgtatatttgtactgttttattatgttcatTGGTATCGCAGTTTTATTTTCGCAGGAGAATTACTGACAATGTCTaaattcgacgacctcggtggcgcagtggtaaagtgcttgcctccgaaccgagaggtcccgggttcgatccccggtcgggtcatgatggaaaatgatatttttccgattggcccgggtcttggatgtttatctatatatgtatttgttataaaatatattatcgttgagttagtatcccataaaacaagtctcgaacttactttggggctagctcaatctgtgtgatttatcctaatatatatttatttattttaaatataattttcattgatttgTCTATCGATGTTACCATCTTAGTGGTTAAATTACATGCTACACAGTTCATTCCAATGTCAATAACAAAGATATATGTAGCTTGTGTGGTTGTGACAAGCGTTAGCAAGTAAAAGCATTCCTAATatactttcttcttcttcatagtcgtattcctcatggctgataGTCGTGGCCATTACGAGGAATGAAACgtacacaacaactttcttggcattattaatggagtggtttgccgaGACATAgaacattgcaagttaaataaaaatttgtaaaatagttttaattatttaaatatattaatatacaatatcTGTTTGATTGTACTGAATAACCTATTCTGTTATAAGTAATTAAGGATTTTATGATCtgacaaataaagaattattattatttattattattaaaagggTTGTAATAAAAGAAAGGTTTAATTATCAAAAGCGCGCATGAGTTTTCTTAACTAGATGAAGAGGCACCCATAGAAGAAGAATCAGTTTTCtcctgaaaatattattatgctacatattttttgcgaTTTAGCGCTTTTGCTCTTCAATTCAGCTAGGaacataattaaacaatactatattcaaagacaaagaaagtTTAGACAACGAGCGAGCGTcgcgaaataaaataaaacatttacatttaacttTCAATATAGGCTTTATACAATTGGGCACACAACGAGGGACTAACCCTGTTATTCacagaaaattaaatcatacagCTGAAGTATGTTCATCTCTTTCTGTCAACATCAAATGTCATAAAGTGCCATTGCACTTTATGACATTTGATGTTCACTCATTAGTGACGAAACATACTTTTGCTGAAAAGtatgctatatattttttcattaatgttattacaatACGGGATGACTTTTGCATGTAGACAGAAAGTCCGTAGTGATTAAAGtcattttgtatacaaattaacGCTGGGTTTCCCCTCGTGTATTTCTATTACACGTTTCTCATTCTTGTGCGAGCTAAATGACGACGTCTACaattttctctgtctacgtatattgtaatattgtatgttataGCTACTTCTTCCCAGCGATATAGTTTCCGGCTTCGTCTTTGTATAGGTCCTCGTTGATGCCGTAATACGCTGGCGAGCTGGGACAGTCCACCTGAAACATACAATATCTATTATCTACCCATACTaattaatgcgaaagtctatctgcctgtctgttccgccgaccgattttgatggaattcGATATGTACGTAGTTAAAgaaccccgttcaaacataggccacttttttttttcgaaaaatcaacccccaaacgTCTATAattggggggtgaaagtttgtatgaacatcatgtctgttccgcttccgcagataaattcacacgggcgaagccgtggacAAAAGCTTTGcaaaagttatatataattacatttagaAGCTATGCTGTGCTGAGCTGTGAATGGATATTGGAGATCCGCAATATTACCTTGAAAAACCAGTCGCAAACCCTGGACTGCTGGTTGAAGACGGTGCCCGGAGCGCAGATGAAAGAGTACATGATATTGCCGCCTATACCAGGCACGCACCAATGccaaacctaaaaaaaaatatatctttctctttctcaaATTGTTAGCGTTTCAGACAAGACTCAAGCTCaggtggtgtaatggtaagacgaccgcctgtggatcgaaaggtcttaGGTTCGTatcccactcgtgccacatgagtttgtgtaccaatctgactcatgtatagttttcatcgaccaccacttgctgccggtgaaggaaaacatcgtgaggaaacctgcacactggtggacggTTTAGTTAACTAGTGTGTACGCGACTACccgccgc
This Plodia interpunctella isolate USDA-ARS_2022_Savannah chromosome 27, ilPloInte3.2, whole genome shotgun sequence DNA region includes the following protein-coding sequences:
- the LOC128681644 gene encoding uncharacterized protein LOC128681644 isoform X1, translating into MSQLRICGVTLTSAWLLTVFFYIIDKSMASLDGYIPGEDYPIYEEVPKGLSFTCNDKIPGYYADPETMCQVWHWCVPGIGGNIMYSFICAPGTVFNQQSRVCDWFFKVDCPSSPAYYGINEDLYKDEAGNYIAGKKGNSFNNEYNKRRLIARRKRLSTVRRVRSY